The DNA sequence GGTGGCCGAGCCGTACATCCCGCGGCGGGCCATCCGCCACCTGGAGAAGGGCAGGGTCGTCATCTTCGGCGCGGGCGCCGGGATGCCGTACTTCTCCACCGACACCGTCGCCGCCCAGCGGGCTCTCGAGATCGGGTGCCAGGTGCTGCTCATGGGCAAGAACGGGGTGTCCGGCGTCTACGACGCGGACCCGCGGACGCACCCGGAGGCCAAGCTCTTCGACGTCATCACCTACGCGGAGGTCATCCAGCGGCGACTGCAGGTCGCTGACGCCGCAGCCTTCAGCCTGTGCATGGACAACCACCTCCCGATCGTCGTCTTCGACCTGCTCGTCGACGGGAACATCGCGCGCGCCGTGCGCGGTGAGAGGATCGGCACGCTGGTGACCTCGGCCGCGTGATGAGGAGACGACGGTGATCGACGAGACCCTGCTCGAGGCCGAGGAGAAGATGGAGAAGGCCGTCTCGGTCGCGAAGGAGGACTTCTCCGGCATCCGTACCGGCCGCGCGCACCCGGCGATGTTCAACAAGATCATGGTCGACTACTACGGGACGCCCACCCCGGTCGTGCAGCTGGCGTCCTTCAACATCCCCGAAGCCCGGATGGCGGTCATCTCCCCCTACGACAAGACCTCCCTCGGGGCCATCGAGCGCGCGATCCGCGACAGCGACCTCGGCGTCAACCCGAGCAACGACGGCGCGATCATCCGGGTCGTCTTCCCGCAGCTGACCGAGGAGCGTCGGCGCGACTACATCAAGGTGGCCCGCCACAAGGCCGAGGAGGCGCGCGTCTCCGTGCGCAACATCCGCCGCCACGCCAAGGACGAGCTGGACCGAATCATCCGCGACGGCGAGGCCGGCGAGGACGAGGCCCGCCGTGCGGAGAAGGAGCTCGAGGAGGTCACTCATCGCTACGTGGCGCAGATCGACGAGCTGCTCAAGCACAAGGAGGCCGAGCTCCTCGAGGTGTGAGCCTCGATGAGTCGGCGACCCACGTGACCAGTGAACCCGTCCCTCTCGTACCCGCCACCGCGCCCACGCAGGTCGTGAAGGGACTCGAGGTCGTGCCGTCGCGGGCCGGTCGTAACCTGCCGATCGCCGCCGCTGTCGGCGTGGGGCTCGGCGCGCTCGTCCTGATCACCCTGCTCACGCGCAAGGAGCTGTTCGTCGGCGTCGCCGTCGCAGCCATGCTCGTCGCGATCTGGGAGATCGGGTCGGCGATGCAGCAGCGCGCGATCCGGCTGCCCTACGTGCCGGTCGGGGTCGGGACCGCGGCGATGCTCGTGGCGGCGTACGCGCAGGGCACCGACGGCCTGGTCGCGGCCTTCGGCCTCACGGTCGTCGCGATCCTCATGTGGCGGCTGCTCGACGGTCAGGAGGGCTACCTCCGCGACGTCACCGCCGGGGTCTTCGTGACGGCGTACCTGTCCCTGCTCGCCGGCTTCGCCATGCTCATGCTCGCCGCGGACGACGGACCGCAGCGGATCATCTTCTTCATCCTCGTCGTGATCTGCAGCGACATCGGCGGGTACGCCGTCGGCGTGCTCGTCGGACGCCACCCGATGGCGCCGTCGATCTCGCCCAAGAAGTCCTGGGAGGGCTTCGGCGGC is a window from the Actinomycetes bacterium genome containing:
- the pyrH gene encoding UMP kinase, coding for MHDIEVRGGYDRVLVKVSGEAFGGGAVGVDPDIVVDMARQLASVVRTGVQVAVVVGGGNFFRGAELSHRGMDRARADYMGMLGTVMNCLALQDFLEKQGIETRVQSAIAMGQVAEPYIPRRAIRHLEKGRVVIFGAGAGMPYFSTDTVAAQRALEIGCQVLLMGKNGVSGVYDADPRTHPEAKLFDVITYAEVIQRRLQVADAAAFSLCMDNHLPIVVFDLLVDGNIARAVRGERIGTLVTSAA
- the frr gene encoding ribosome recycling factor, with the protein product MIDETLLEAEEKMEKAVSVAKEDFSGIRTGRAHPAMFNKIMVDYYGTPTPVVQLASFNIPEARMAVISPYDKTSLGAIERAIRDSDLGVNPSNDGAIIRVVFPQLTEERRRDYIKVARHKAEEARVSVRNIRRHAKDELDRIIRDGEAGEDEARRAEKELEEVTHRYVAQIDELLKHKEAELLEV
- a CDS encoding phosphatidate cytidylyltransferase; protein product: MTSEPVPLVPATAPTQVVKGLEVVPSRAGRNLPIAAAVGVGLGALVLITLLTRKELFVGVAVAAMLVAIWEIGSAMQQRAIRLPYVPVGVGTAAMLVAAYAQGTDGLVAAFGLTVVAILMWRLLDGQEGYLRDVTAGVFVTAYLSLLAGFAMLMLAADDGPQRIIFFILVVICSDIGGYAVGVLVGRHPMAPSISPKKSWEGFGGSVAFCVLAGAIGMPLLLHGQWWQGALIGLAMVCTAVLGDLSESMIKRDLGVKDMGRLLPGHGGLMDRLDSLLPSAPVMWLLLVAFLS